One Mauremys reevesii isolate NIE-2019 linkage group 5, ASM1616193v1, whole genome shotgun sequence genomic window carries:
- the NEUROG2 gene encoding neurogenin-2, translating into MFVKPESLELQAEGELLLLGPASPCSPSLTPLSSSSEEEEDDELQAPSPARPAEEQQARLQLSLRRHECKRRSGRARAGSRGTRTAETVQRIKKSRRLKANNRERNRMHNLNAALDALREVLPTFPEDAKLTKIETLRFAHNYIWALTETLRLADHCGAAGLPGALFPEAMLLSPGGAPASTASSPSPASSWSCTDSPLSSSSASSSSYSCTLSPASPASDMDYWQPDQHRYAPPRPLARDFI; encoded by the coding sequence ATGTTCGTGAAGCCGGAGAGCCTGGAGCTGCAGGCggagggggagctgctgctgctgggcccgGCCTCGCCCTGCTCCCCCTCGCTCACCCCGCTCTCCTCCAGctccgaggaagaggaggacgatgAACTCCAGGCGCCCTCGCCAGCCCGCCCGGCAGAGGAGCAGCAGGCGCGGCTGCAGCTGAGCCTGAGGCGGCACGAGTGCAAGCGGCGCTCCGGCCGGGCCCGGGCCGGCTCCCGGGGGACCAGGACAGCCGAGACGGTGCAGCGGATCAAGAAGAGCCGGCGGCTGAAGGCCAACAACCGGGAGCGGAACCGCATGCACAACCTGAACGCGGCGCTGGACGCGCTGCGCGAGGTGCTGCCCACCTTCCCCGAGGACGCCAAGCTCACCAAGATCGAGACGCTGCGCTTCGCGCACAACTACATCTGGGCGCTGACCGAGACCCTGCGCCTGGCCGACCACTGCGGCGCCGCCGGCCTGCCGGGAGCCCTCTTCCCCGAGGCCATGCTGCTGAGCCCCGGCGGCGCGCCCGCCAGCACCGCCAGCAGCCCCTCGCCCGCCTCCTCCTGGAGCTGCACCGacagccccctctcctcctcctccgcctcctcctcctcctacagCTGCACTTTATCGCCCGCCAGCCCCGCCTCGGACATGGACTACTGGCAGCCCGACCAGCACCGCTACGCGCCGCCTCGCCCGCTGGCCAGGGACTTTATCTAG